Below is a genomic region from Deltaproteobacteria bacterium.
CTTAACCGTGAACCGCCCAGTACCGTCACTGCTGGTGTGAGTTGTTCAAGATATTCGAGACCTTCGACAATTTCATGGGCAACACGACGACCAAGTTGTTCAAGCGGCTCCTCATTGTCAGTCTGTGGGCTGTCAGTTGAAAGAGCGCGCAAGGTTTCTTCTGGTTCACTGCACAGATTCACTAGCGCAAAAGCATCTTGAGGAACGGTTTCGCGACCAGCCCCCAACGTGCTTCGTTGTAATGCGTCAGCCAAAGGTCCCCAGAACTCCCGACCAAAAAGGACGAACGGATGATTCAGGCGACCGGCACTCTTGAGTCGCCACACTTCAAACAGCTCATCGAGCGTGCCAAAGCCACCCGGGAAAATAACGATTCCCAAGGTATTGGCGTACAGCATCAGTTTTCGTGTCGGAAAATGCGCCAGTTCTAGTGAGACATCGATCGCCGGGTTGATCGATTGTTCAAATGGCAGCTGAATGTTGAAGCCTTGGGTCAATGCTTGTGGCCGGTTCTGGCGTTCGTCCAGTACTTCGTCACGATTGTGGCTGTTGCCATCCCACACCCCATCGGCACGCAATTTCTTATGGAACCCATCGGGAACCGCGGTCATAATCCCTGGCCCTGCTCCAGTACGAGGCGGAATCCCAGTCGTTGCCAGGAGTTCCCCCATACGCTCTGCCGCACGATAATAGGGATCATCAACGCGAATGCGCGCGCCACCAAAGAAGGTGATCGCGGCTGGTAGTTGTTGCAACAACGATAAGCCGCTTTCCAGTTCAGCCACCAGTCCCTGAGCGAAAGCACTCAAGTCGGTATGTCGGGCAATCGCACCCCATACTCCACGAGTTGACGGCGTTGTTGGCATATAAGAAGAAAAAGAAAAAAAGTCTGTCGGGTAATGCAATTCCATCGCTGTTGCCTTGTTTTGTCTTGCGATACGGTATCGGGACAAACACAACGGCTCTATAGTCGGCGATGGTCGCTTTTTTCGTTTATTTCATGGCACGTTGCCAGAAAAAATAGACCGGAACGCCACTCAAAACAATGAGGAGCCCCGGCCACGTATACGCTGGCTTCACGAACAGCAAGTTAATCATGATTATCGAGGCCCCGACGACATATAGTCCAGGAACCCACGGATACCCGTACACCCGGTAAGGTCGTTCCGCATCAGGGAGCTTCACCCGTAGAACAAAAAGTCCGATAACTGTAAGCACGTAAAATAACAATGCAGCGAACACGACGTAGTCGAGCAAATCACCATAGGTTCCTGAAAGAGTCAGGAGCGAAGCCCAGAGCATCTGTAACCACAGCCCTCCAGCCGGAACTCCCGCACTGTTGAGATGTCCAGTACGGGCAAAAAAGAGGCGGTCTTGCGCCATCGCGTAGTACAAGCGCGGTCCTGCCAAGATCAAGCCGTTGAGGCAACCAAAGGTGCTCACCATGATTGCGACCGCCATAATCGCCACAGCACTAGGACCGAACAGCACCGATGCGGCTGCCGTCGCGACTCGATCTTCAGCCGCATATTGAATCCCGCGTTCCGTCACTGTCGTCCCTGTCCCTACCCCTTCAAGCGGTAACAAACAGAGATATGCAGCATTCGTCAGGAGGTAGAGTACCATCACAACAACAGTACCGCCGAGTAAGCTGAGTGGCAACGTCCGGTGAGGATTTTTGACTTCACTAGAAGTGAAGGTCACATTATTCCAGGCATCCGAGGAGAACAGCGGCCCAACCATCGCACCGCCGACAAGCATCAGAAAGCCTAGCGTGAGTGGTGCATCCTGTGACGATGTGACAAAGTTTGCCTGTACTGCTGTCGTATCGCGCGCAACCACAAGGCCCAGCACAATGAGGAGAATCAGGACAAGGATCTTCGCTGAGGTAAATGCATTTTGGATGAGTTTCCCTTCGCGTAGTCCACGGCTGTTCGACCACGTCAGCAGGGCAATGACCGCAATGGCGACGAACCTCTGGGACGACAAAGAGACACCGCCAATCTGCCCGACATTGTGCTGCGCTGATATCCATGGAATGAGAACCCCGAGAAACTTTGCAAATGCAACCGCAACCGCAGCAATGGTTCCCGTTTGAATGACCAGAAACAGGGTCCAGCCATACAGAAAACCAAGGAGCGGTGAATAGGCTTCCCGGAGGTAGACGTATTGACCACCAGCACGCGGCATCATCGCTGCCAGTTCACCATACGAGAGCGCACCGAGAATCGTCACAATCGCC
It encodes:
- a CDS encoding amino acid permease → MTRSRGELPVPAPDPVRGGQFQRELGLLDASAIVAGSMIGSGIFIVSADVARTVGSPTWLLWVWGLTAIVTILGALSYGELAAMMPRAGGQYVYLREAYSPLLGFLYGWTLFLVIQTGTIAAVAVAFAKFLGVLIPWISAQHNVGQIGGVSLSSQRFVAIAVIALLTWSNSRGLREGKLIQNAFTSAKILVLILLIVLGLVVARDTTAVQANFVTSSQDAPLTLGFLMLVGGAMVGPLFSSDAWNNVTFTSSEVKNPHRTLPLSLLGGTVVVMVLYLLTNAAYLCLLPLEGVGTGTTVTERGIQYAAEDRVATAAASVLFGPSAVAIMAVAIMVSTFGCLNGLILAGPRLYYAMAQDRLFFARTGHLNSAGVPAGGLWLQMLWASLLTLSGTYGDLLDYVVFAALLFYVLTVIGLFVLRVKLPDAERPYRVYGYPWVPGLYVVGASIIMINLLFVKPAYTWPGLLIVLSGVPVYFFWQRAMK